The segment CGCCATGGCGATGCGCATCAACCCCAACAATCACGCGCTGGACGGCGGACCCGCCACCGCGGCGCTGGAACGCGAGTGCGTGGCGCAACTGGCCCGGATGGTCGGGTTCGGGACTCACCTGGGCCATCTCACCAGCAGCGGCACGATCGCCAACCTGGAAGCACTCTGGGTCGCGCGGCAACTGCATCCGGGAAAGGGCGTCGCCTACTCGGAGCAGGCGCACTACACCCACGGCCGGATGTGCGAGGTGCTCGGCATCCCCGGCGTGCCCATTCCCGCCGACGCAGCGGGCCGGCTTGACCTGGTCGCCCTCGCAGACCGGCTTTCGGCCGGCGACATCGGCACGGTCGTCGCGACGCTCGGCACGACGGGCCTGGGCGCGCTCGATCCGGTCGATCGACTGGCCGACATGGCCGCCGAGCGCGGTTTCCGGCTGCACGTCGACGCGGCCTACGGCGGGTTCTACACCCTCCTGGCACGGCGCGATCCAGCGCTGGTGGCGCCCGGCCCGTTTTTGGGCGCGGCCCGCGCCGACAGCTTCGTCATGGATCCCCACAAGCACGGGTTGCAGCCCTACGGATGCGGCTGCGTGCTCTTCGCCGATCCGGCGGTGGGCGCCCTCTACAAGCACGACTCGCCCTACACCTACTTCACCTCTCCGGAGTTACACCTGGGGGAAATCAGCCTGGAGTGCTCGCGCGCGGGTGCCGCGGCCGCGGCGCTGTGGGCGACGCTGCGCTGCTTCCCGCTGGAGGCCGATGCCGGCCTGGGCCGGGTGCTGCAAGCCACGCGGCGCGCCGGCCGGGAGTTTGCCGCCGCCGTGCGCGGCAGCGCCTACCTGGCACTCCTGCTCGAACCCGACCTGGACATCGTCGCGTACTACCCGATCGCGGGCACGGCCGGCGAGATCAGCGCCGCCAGCGAGGCGGTGTTCGGCGCGTTGCTGCGGGATCCGGCCGATCCGGTGTACCTGGCGAAACTGGTCCTGCCCCGCGCGCTGGCCGCGCCGCACATGCCTGAAGTGAAGTGGGACGTGGATCGCGTCACGGTCCTCCGCTCCTGCCTGCTCAAGCCAGAGCATGCGCCGGTCGCCGAGTGGCTGGCGGCGCGCATCGACCGCGCCGCCGCGGCGCTTCAGTAGGTCTCGAGCGCGGCCAGCAGGGCGCGGGCAGCCGGCGTGTGCCGGATACCCCGCCGCCAGACGATGTAGAGCTGATCGACGAACGAACAGGGCGGTTCGGCCACGATGGCCAGCGTGCCGCGGGCCAGGCGGTCGCGAATGGCCAACTCGGGCACGTAGGCCGCTCCCACTCCCGCCTCGGCCAGGCGCAGGGCGGTCTCCAGGAGCTCCACCTCAGCGGCCACGCGTCGGGGGAACTCGCCCTCCGGCCAGCCGTCGAGGCTCTCGGCGAGCTCCCGGCCGAAGAGCCTCGGCACCACGTACGCGAAATCGGTCCACTTTCCCGAGCAGCCTGGCCGCGCCACGATCACGTAGGGTGAGGCGAGGCCGCGCCGATGGTCGAGATCGGCGCGGCGCGGCGCTCGCAGGAGCAGGCCGATCTCGACCTCGCCTGCCGCCACGTGCCGCTCGGCATCGTCGGGAATCATCTCGAAAAGGCGCGGCCGCAGCTCGGGATAGCGCGCCCGCAGGTCCGCCAGGATGCCCGGAAGGAGGTAATGGTGCCACAGGCCGTCGCCCGCGATGGTGACCGGACCCCGGGGCGTGCCGTCGCGGCACTCGGCCATGCGGCGCTCCGCGTTCTCCAGGGCGCGCAGGACGTCGTGCGCCTCCGACAGCAGGGCCTCGCCGGCGGCCGTGAGGCCCCGAACGCGCCGATCGCGATCGATGAGGACCGCCCCCAGGGCGCCCACCGCCTTGGAGAGCGCCTGCGGCGTCACGTGCAGTTGCTCGGCCGCGACGTGGAAGTTGCGGGTCTGGGCGACCACGACGAAATAGCGGAGCCAGTCGGGATTCATGGCACGGGGTGGACCACGTCGGCCTGGAACCTGACCGTCGTGGAAGTGGGGATCAACATGAGGCCGGGCAGGAAGATGAAAGCAAACGCTGTACCGCCGCCGCCGGTCGCGGACGTGGCGAAGCCCGCCGCGAGGTACAGCACCAGGGCGGAGCCCAGCGTGATGCCCCAGTCCATCGGCGACGACTCGGAGGAGATGCGCACGTGCCGGATCTCGCGCCCCTTCGCAAGGGTCTTGAGCGCCCTGACCGGGTTGACCGACGTGACCGGCACAGATCCCAGCACCACGAACATCGCGCGATCTTCCTTGTAGATGCGCCGGAACACCGCGGACTCGCTCGCCTCGTCCATGCGACTGGGCTGGAAGGCCAGATCGCCCAGGTCGTAGTCTATTCGCTGCACCGGGCAACCGGTGCAGAGCGCCAGGGTCGCGGCCGCGGCCATGCACGCCGCGAAGCGTCGCGCTGCAGCGCGCATATCGCGCTACTGCCCCGGGGCGGCAGGCCTGGCCGCGGGGGACGCCTTGGGCGGATCTGGCTGGAAGCCGAAGGAGATGTTGACGAAGGGAATCTGGAACGCGGCGAAACCGAACTCGAACGCCACGTAGCCCGGGTCCATGGCCACGCGCGTGCCGAAGCCGGGATTGAGCATCGGCAGCACGACGTTCGTGCCGTCTTTCTCGGCGGGCCCCGCCAGGAAGCCGAAGGCGAGCGTCGGGTAGATGCTCAGCGGGCGGAGGGTCTGCATGTAGAACCGGATGTCCGCCGCGGCGCCAAAGCCGTAGATGGCCTTGGGAATGTTGAATGCGGTCACGGCCGGAGGATTGGACATCCCGATGAGGTGCAGGCCGAAGCCCACGCCCCTGCGAGCCGCGACGCCCATCTCGAGGCCGAAGGTCGGCGCGACGCCCGTCGCACCGGCCGCGATGCCCACACCCGAACGGACGCCGCCGAAGAACCGGGCGCCCCGCGTCCACTCGTCCTCTTCGAGTTCGGGCGCCTCCAGCCACTCGCGTTCGGCGGCGAGTGCCTGGCCGGATGCGAGTGCCGACGCCATGAAGAGCAGCGCGGCGGCGAGTCGGGAGATAAGTTTCATCGTTCCCTCTGGCACGTTGCGAGGCTGCGACCCTAGTACTCTACCCCGAGGCGGCGGCCATTGGCGTCTTGGGGGTTTCTACTGAGGGTCAGCCCTGCATCCCACGAAGCGCGGCGGCGAGTTCGGCGGCCGACGCGAAGCGGTTTGCAGGCAGCGGTTCCATCGCCCGCGCGATGATCTGGCTCAAGGGCCCGGGCACATCCCGGTTGAGATCATGGGCCGGCGAGTTGGGGGTGCGCGACAGGAAGGAGTTGGGGCGCTGGCGCGTGACCATGTGGTAAAGCGTGGCGCCCAGGCCGTACA is part of the Candidatus Tanganyikabacteria bacterium genome and harbors:
- a CDS encoding aspartate aminotransferase family protein, encoding MLKPPHPVAMLAYAMAMRINPNNHALDGGPATAALERECVAQLARMVGFGTHLGHLTSSGTIANLEALWVARQLHPGKGVAYSEQAHYTHGRMCEVLGIPGVPIPADAAGRLDLVALADRLSAGDIGTVVATLGTTGLGALDPVDRLADMAAERGFRLHVDAAYGGFYTLLARRDPALVAPGPFLGAARADSFVMDPHKHGLQPYGCGCVLFADPAVGALYKHDSPYTYFTSPELHLGEISLECSRAGAAAAALWATLRCFPLEADAGLGRVLQATRRAGREFAAAVRGSAYLALLLEPDLDIVAYYPIAGTAGEISAASEAVFGALLRDPADPVYLAKLVLPRALAAPHMPEVKWDVDRVTVLRSCLLKPEHAPVAEWLAARIDRAAAALQ
- a CDS encoding LysR family transcriptional regulator, coding for MNPDWLRYFVVVAQTRNFHVAAEQLHVTPQALSKAVGALGAVLIDRDRRVRGLTAAGEALLSEAHDVLRALENAERRMAECRDGTPRGPVTIAGDGLWHHYLLPGILADLRARYPELRPRLFEMIPDDAERHVAAGEVEIGLLLRAPRRADLDHRRGLASPYVIVARPGCSGKWTDFAYVVPRLFGRELAESLDGWPEGEFPRRVAAEVELLETALRLAEAGVGAAYVPELAIRDRLARGTLAIVAEPPCSFVDQLYIVWRRGIRHTPAARALLAALETY